In the genome of Deltaproteobacteria bacterium, the window ACGGGGAGGTGAGGAAACTGATCAAGGGGGTGCTCGAGAAATTCGGGTACAGGGTGGTTGAAGCTGTTGACGGGGCGGATGCCGTCAGAAAATTCAATGATAATTCGGGCAACATCGACCTGCTCGTCCTCGATGTGGTCATGCCGAAGAAGAACGGGAAAGAGGCGCTCGCCGAGCTGAGGGCCGCACGGCCGAAGGTGAAGGCTCTTTTCATGAGCGGTTACGCATCGGATATCATCTACAAGAAAGGGCTCGTTGACGATGGGTTCCGCCTTTTGTCCAAGCCCGTATCGCCGGGTGAGCTTTTAAAGAGTGTCAGGGAAGCCCTCGATTCCTAACATCGGTGCCGTTTCCATATTTTCGGTTTTCTGTTTCCAGTTTACGGTTTGCGGATTGAACCGGAAAATGGCTGACTGGAAACTAGTCCTTCGGGCCATCAGGACGGTTTCTCGTCTCTTGTTTTTAGTTTCTGGTTTTTCCTAGAAACAAGAAACCAGAAACGAGAAACTATCTTTTTCATTCCGCTCTCCGCATTCCGATTTCCGCATTGCCATTCCCTCAATCACGGTATCTCTCGAGTATCCTCCTTGCCTCTTTCTCCGGCACGTCCGTCCACAACTCGTAGGCGTCGGCAACGGCGAAACTGAACCCTCCCCGTATGTTGGCGCAGTAGAGCGACTCCACGTCTGCCGCAATACCTTCGACCGATTTCCCGTAGCCCGTGGGGACGGCGATGTGGATGCTGCCGGCTTCCCTGTTCTTCAGGGAGAGGACGGCGACGCTCATGGTGATACCCGATGCAAGCCCATCGTCGATGAGGATGACCGGGCGTTTCCGAAGGTCGGGAAACGGGCCGGAGCCCCGCAGAAAATTCGCCCTCCGCATCACTTTCCGCTTCGTCTCCGAAACTCCCTTCTCGACTTCAGCGGGGAGAAGCTTGATGTGGTGCAGCATCTCCCTGTTCAGCCGCACCGTGCCGTCTTCGGCGACGGCGCCGAATCCCGACTCGCTGTTCCAGGGGAGGGTTATCTTGCTGACCACCGCCACGTCGAGGGGGAGGGAAAGCATCTCTGAGACTTTCGCCGCNNNNNNNNNNNNNNNNNNNNNNNNNNNNNNNNNNNNNNNNNNNNNNNNNNNNNNNNNNNNNNNNNNNNNNNNNNNNNNNNNNNNACGAAACACCCTCACCCTGTCACGGAAATCTTTCTTTTCGAAGATATTTTTCGCCCTCATCGAACCCGTCCCGGCGGTAAACCCGCGCGGAGGGGTAAACACCCCTTCAAGGCAATGCATCTTCTGCCGGTTTTTCCCGGACCGGGATCCGGCCTCAGTGGATATTGTACCATTCCGTCCATCCGGCTGATCGACCGCTGTTTACCCCTGTTCCGCGATGGCGGCCCCCACTTCGGCCCTTTCCGGGGAAAAAATTTGGATAAACGCCATGATTTTGGTTTATAGTAAGGAGAGTTTAAGTCGCTTTACTCTTCAAAATTCCGGTATTCAGATAAAAAGCCCCTCCCGGTGAGGGTTTCGGGAGGGATTTCCCGAGCGTCGCTCGTTAACTGGTAGGGCAGTAAACTCCCGGGGAGATCTGATGGGCTCTATGGAGAACTCCACAGCTCTGTCGCCGCAGTTTTTCATTCTCCTGCGCTACTGCATGGTCCTGGTGCTTCTCATCCACCTCCCCTATGTGGGCATGGCCATCGCGGGATCGGCCCTGTCGGTCCTTTTGAACTTTATCGGGAGGGAGCGCCAGGACCCGGGCTACCGGCGCCTGGCCCGTGAGCTGATCGAGACGGTGACGGTCAGCGGGAAGGTGATGCTTCTCCTCGGCCTCCTGCCGATCTTTCCCCTCGCCCTGATCATCGGCCAGATCCTGCCGGGACCCCTTTCGCTGCCGTGGCTATTCTGGGCCTTTCTCTGCCTGGTCCTTCTCTCCGGCTTCACCTTTCTCTTCTTTTACCGCGCCACCTTCAATTTCAAATTGGACCGCCCCCTGGTCTCCGCCGGGGCCGGCTCTCTCGGCCACGTGACCCTTCTCTTTGCCCTGGTTTTGATCATTTTCGCCACGGGCATACTCTTTAACCCGGAGAGCCTGCCCTTCATTCAGAACAGCCCCTCGACGATCATTTCCTGGCGCTCGGTGGTGAGACTCATCCTCACGTCGCTTATCTTCACCGGGCTGACGGGAGGAGCGCTGCTTTTGTTCATCGCCCGCAAAAGCGCGGATGAAAACGCGGAGGCCCCGGTTGACCGGGAGCTCGCCGGCAAGGTGGGGAGGATCGTCACCCTGGCGGCCACGCTTCCCGTTGCCCCCTTCGTCATCTTCGACCTGATCACGCTTCCCGATGTGGCCCTTTCAACGGGCGTCTTCGCCATTGCCGCGGCTATCCTCCTCTTGTCGCTGGCCGTCTGCATCGTTCTTCTGCGGCCCGCCGGTTTGCCGGGAGAAGGGGCGGGGGCCAGCGTATTCGTTCTCTACCTCGCGATATTTTTATGTGCCCTCGCAATCGACGGCACGGCACTGGGCAACGCCTACTTCGATAGGAGCGCCGTCCTCGAGATGAAGATGGCCCAGGTAAAAGAGCAGCGGGAGGCCCTTCGAGAGGAGGCCGCCGTGGAGGAGACGGAATCAGTAGAGGCGGGGGAGGCCGTTTTCGAGAGGTTG includes:
- a CDS encoding phosphoribosyltransferase, with the translated sequence AAKVSEMLSLPLDVAVVSKITLPWNSESGFGAVAEDGTVRLNREMLHHIKLLPAEVEKGVSETKRKVMRRANFLRGSGPFPDLRKRPVILIDDGLASGITMSVAVLSLKNREAGSIHIAVPTGYGKSVEGIAADVESLYCANIRGGFSFAVADAYELWTDVPEKEARRILERYRD